One window of Nocardioides dongkuii genomic DNA carries:
- a CDS encoding phage holin family protein, producing MTDPHSTPTGASGTPTGTPTGASTGATAAPPEEPIGAVVHRLAEQVPELVRSEVRLAQAELSQKGKAAGLGIGAFGAAGLLSLLGLGTLVAGAVLALDLVLPAWAAALIVGVVLLVLAGAAALFGKKEVQQATPVMPERAVAGVKQDVAAIKGEQHP from the coding sequence ATGACCGATCCGCACAGCACCCCCACGGGTGCCTCCGGCACCCCCACGGGCACCCCCACGGGTGCCTCCACCGGTGCCACGGCGGCCCCACCGGAGGAGCCGATCGGCGCCGTGGTCCACCGGCTCGCCGAGCAGGTGCCCGAGCTGGTGCGCAGCGAGGTCCGCCTCGCCCAGGCCGAGCTCTCCCAGAAGGGCAAGGCCGCGGGGCTCGGCATCGGCGCGTTCGGCGCCGCCGGCCTGCTCTCGCTCCTGGGCCTGGGCACGCTGGTGGCGGGCGCCGTGCTCGCCCTCGACCTGGTGCTGCCCGCCTGGGCGGCCGCGCTGATCGTGGGCGTCGTCCTCCTCGTGCTGGCGGGCGCCGCGGCGCTCTTCGGCAAGAAGGAGGTCCAGCAGGCGACGCCGGTGATGCCCGAGCGGGCCGTCGCCGGCGTCAAGCAGGACGTCGCCGCGATCAAGGGAGAGCAGCACCCATGA
- a CDS encoding uracil-DNA glycosylase, with the protein MTVLPHPATGELFGSPVPPASGWPGDPARPDTPVARTPAAVRRLARGATLPEIDARVSVCRACPRLVRWREDVAVTKRASYAGEPYWGRPIAGWGAPDPRVLVVGLAPAANGGNRTGRIFTGDRSGDWLVASLHRVGLATQATSVHAADGLELVDTRMVAAVRCAPPLNKPTTEERDTCAPWIEAEVGLLAGSVRVAVALGSIGWDATLRTFRALGWDVPRPRPKFGHGAEAVIGGPAHDVLLLGCYHPSQQNTFTGRLTESMLDDVLGRAAAAARMGG; encoded by the coding sequence GTGACCGTGCTTCCGCACCCCGCCACCGGAGAGCTCTTCGGATCGCCGGTGCCACCCGCCTCGGGATGGCCCGGCGATCCGGCACGTCCGGACACTCCCGTCGCACGGACGCCCGCCGCCGTACGCCGGCTCGCGCGCGGCGCGACCCTGCCCGAGATCGACGCCCGGGTGAGCGTCTGCCGGGCCTGCCCGCGCCTGGTGCGGTGGCGCGAGGACGTCGCGGTCACCAAGCGCGCGTCGTACGCCGGGGAGCCGTACTGGGGCCGGCCGATCGCCGGCTGGGGCGCCCCCGACCCGCGGGTGCTGGTGGTGGGCCTCGCTCCCGCCGCGAACGGCGGCAACCGCACCGGGCGGATCTTCACCGGCGACCGGTCGGGGGACTGGCTGGTCGCCAGCCTGCACCGGGTCGGCCTGGCCACCCAGGCCACCAGCGTGCACGCCGCCGACGGCCTCGAGCTCGTCGACACCCGGATGGTCGCGGCCGTGCGGTGCGCGCCCCCGCTCAACAAGCCGACCACCGAGGAGCGGGACACCTGCGCGCCCTGGATCGAGGCCGAGGTGGGGCTGCTCGCGGGCTCGGTGCGGGTCGCCGTCGCGCTCGGCTCGATCGGCTGGGACGCCACGCTGCGCACCTTCCGCGCGCTGGGCTGGGACGTGCCCCGGCCCCGCCCGAAGTTCGGGCACGGCGCCGAGGCGGTCATCGGCGGGCCGGCGCACGACGTCCTGCTGCTCGGCTGCTACCACCCCAGCCAGCAGAACACCTTCACCGGCAGGCTCACCGAGTCGATGCTGGACGACGTGCTCGGGCGCGCGGCGGCCGCTGCGAGGATGGGCGGGTGA
- a CDS encoding Ppx/GppA phosphatase family protein, with protein sequence MRGPVAAVDCGTNTIKLLVGDLPDVAVREARMVRLGQGVDATGRLADEALERAFAALDEYAVLVREHDVPRQNIRFCATSATRDASNAAVFVAGVRERLGVEPEVLSGTEEAALSFAGAVRALRTPPAGPVLVIDIGGGSTELVLGDVPAAGGAAEPRASCSLDIGSVRLHERHVRADPATREEVRACVRDIDLALDSCEVDVAAARTVVGVAGTVTSVAAGVLDLPAYDRDAIDQVRLPVDEVHAMVDRLVSMTVRERLQLPWLHPGRADVIDAGALVLSRVLRRATATDLVVSEADILDGIAWSIAR encoded by the coding sequence GTGCGTGGACCGGTAGCCGCCGTCGACTGCGGCACCAACACCATCAAGCTGCTCGTCGGGGACCTCCCGGACGTCGCCGTGCGCGAGGCCCGGATGGTCCGGCTCGGCCAGGGCGTCGACGCCACCGGCCGGCTCGCCGACGAGGCCCTGGAGCGGGCCTTCGCCGCGCTCGACGAGTACGCCGTGCTGGTGCGCGAGCACGACGTCCCCCGCCAGAACATCCGCTTCTGCGCCACCTCCGCGACCCGCGACGCGAGCAACGCCGCGGTGTTCGTCGCCGGCGTCCGCGAGCGGCTCGGCGTGGAGCCGGAGGTGCTCAGCGGCACCGAGGAGGCGGCGCTCTCCTTCGCCGGCGCGGTGCGGGCGCTGCGTACGCCGCCCGCCGGGCCGGTGCTGGTCATCGACATCGGCGGCGGCTCGACCGAGCTGGTCCTGGGCGACGTGCCCGCGGCCGGGGGCGCCGCCGAGCCCCGGGCGTCCTGCTCCCTCGACATCGGCTCGGTGCGGCTGCACGAGCGGCACGTCCGCGCCGACCCGGCGACGCGCGAGGAGGTGCGCGCCTGCGTGCGCGACATCGACCTGGCGCTCGACTCCTGCGAGGTCGACGTGGCCGCGGCCCGCACCGTCGTGGGCGTCGCCGGCACGGTGACCTCCGTCGCGGCGGGCGTGCTCGACCTGCCGGCGTACGACCGCGACGCGATCGACCAGGTGCGGCTGCCGGTCGACGAGGTGCACGCGATGGTCGACCGGCTGGTCTCGATGACGGTCCGCGAGCGCCTGCAGCTGCCGTGGCTGCACCCCGGTCGCGCCGACGTGATCGACGCCGGCGCGCTGGTGCTCTCCCGCGTGCTGCGGCGCGCGACCGCCACCGACCTGGTCGTCTCCGAGGCCGACATCCTCGACGGCATCGCCTGGTCGATCGCACGCTGA
- a CDS encoding FtsB family cell division protein encodes MADNRRPARGSRPPGRTGPGRTPGTGRGGRRPVPAATAGRDAPVRPRPTGRLAILVLVLAVLAVSYASSLRAFLQQREDINELQSQIAERQRNIDDLAREKRRWQDPAYVVQEARKRLGYVMPGETAYVALDEDGEPLEAGAALGDPSAIDPPEPRAWWTDAWGSVELAGDPPAEEPPPLTRIDGSEEDQQ; translated from the coding sequence ATGGCCGACAACCGCCGCCCGGCCCGGGGGTCCCGACCCCCGGGCCGCACCGGACCCGGGCGCACCCCGGGCACCGGGCGGGGCGGTCGTCGACCCGTGCCGGCGGCCACCGCCGGCCGGGACGCCCCGGTGCGCCCCCGGCCCACCGGCCGGCTCGCGATCCTGGTCCTGGTGCTGGCCGTGCTCGCCGTCTCCTACGCCTCCTCGCTGCGCGCGTTCCTCCAGCAGCGCGAGGACATCAACGAGCTGCAGTCCCAGATCGCCGAGCGGCAGCGCAACATCGACGACCTCGCCCGCGAGAAGCGCCGCTGGCAGGACCCGGCGTACGTCGTCCAGGAGGCGCGCAAGCGCCTGGGCTACGTGATGCCGGGGGAGACGGCGTACGTCGCGCTCGACGAGGACGGCGAGCCGCTCGAGGCCGGGGCGGCGCTGGGCGACCCGTCCGCGATCGACCCGCCGGAGCCGCGCGCCTGGTGGACCGACGCCTGGGGGTCGGTCGAGCTGGCGGGCGACCCGCCCGCCGAGGAGCCCCCGCCGCTCACGAGGATCGACGGATCGGAGGAGGACCAGCAGTGA
- the eno gene encoding phosphopyruvate hydratase, which translates to MASIEAVGAREILDSRGNPTVEVEVLLEDGSFGRAAVPSGASTGAFEAVELRDGGDRYLGKGVENAVAGVIQTIAPAVEGIDADDQRLVDQTMLSLDGTPNKAVLGANAILGVSLAVARAAAQAADLPLYRYVGGPNAHLLPVPMMNILNGGSHADSNVDVQEFMIAPIGAPTFREALRQGTEVYHALKSVLKKRGLATGLGDEGGFAPNLDSNRAALDLIAEAVEAAGLRLGTDIALALDVAASEFCENGAYSFEGGTKSAEEMTAYYADLVGSYPIVSIEDPLDEDDWEGWKAITDQLGTRTQLVGDDLFVTNVERLQRGITGGQANALLVKVNQIGSLTETLDSVELAHRNGYRCMMSHRSGETEDTTIADLAVATNCGQIKTGAPARSERVAKYNQLLRIEEELGDAARYAGAAAFPRYQG; encoded by the coding sequence TTGGCATCCATCGAAGCTGTCGGCGCACGCGAGATCCTCGACTCCCGCGGCAACCCCACCGTCGAGGTCGAGGTCCTCCTCGAGGACGGCTCGTTCGGCCGCGCCGCGGTCCCGAGCGGCGCCTCCACCGGCGCGTTCGAGGCCGTCGAGCTGCGCGACGGCGGCGACCGCTACCTCGGCAAGGGCGTCGAGAACGCCGTCGCCGGCGTGATCCAGACGATCGCCCCCGCGGTTGAGGGCATCGACGCCGATGACCAGCGCCTCGTCGACCAGACGATGCTCTCCCTCGACGGCACCCCCAACAAGGCCGTGCTCGGCGCCAACGCGATCCTCGGCGTCTCGCTCGCCGTGGCGCGCGCGGCCGCCCAGGCCGCCGACCTCCCGCTCTACCGGTACGTCGGGGGCCCCAACGCCCACCTGCTGCCGGTGCCGATGATGAACATCCTCAACGGCGGGTCGCACGCCGACTCCAACGTCGACGTCCAGGAGTTCATGATCGCGCCGATCGGCGCACCCACCTTCCGCGAGGCGCTGCGCCAGGGCACGGAGGTCTACCACGCGCTGAAGTCGGTGCTGAAGAAGCGCGGCCTGGCCACCGGCCTCGGCGACGAGGGCGGCTTCGCGCCCAACCTCGACTCCAACCGCGCCGCGCTCGACCTGATCGCGGAGGCCGTCGAGGCCGCCGGGCTGCGGCTCGGCACCGACATCGCGCTCGCGCTCGACGTCGCCGCCAGCGAGTTCTGCGAGAACGGCGCCTACTCCTTCGAGGGCGGCACCAAGTCGGCCGAGGAGATGACCGCCTACTACGCCGACCTGGTCGGCTCCTACCCGATCGTCTCCATCGAGGACCCCCTCGACGAGGACGACTGGGAGGGCTGGAAGGCGATCACCGACCAGCTCGGCACCCGCACCCAGCTCGTCGGCGACGACCTGTTCGTCACCAACGTCGAGCGGCTCCAGCGCGGCATCACCGGCGGCCAGGCCAACGCGCTGCTGGTCAAGGTCAACCAGATCGGCTCGCTCACCGAGACCCTCGACTCCGTCGAGCTCGCGCACCGCAACGGCTACCGCTGCATGATGAGCCACCGCTCCGGCGAGACCGAGGACACCACGATCGCCGACCTCGCGGTCGCGACCAACTGCGGCCAGATCAAGACCGGCGCCCCGGCGCGGTCCGAGCGGGTCGCGAAGTACAACCAGCTGCTCCGCATCGAGGAGGAGCTCGGCGACGCCGCCCGGTACGCCGGGGCCGCGGCGTTCCCGCGCTACCAGGGCTGA
- a CDS encoding glycine cleavage system protein R gives MTTHLAATVLGHDRPGIIAETTAILAGLGLNLEDSSMTLLRGHFAMTLVCSGPVPAAEVEAALAPLADDGTLVVTVREVPTEDVPATRGTSWVLTVHGGDRPGIVSAVAAEVARVGGNITDLTTRLAGELYLLVAEIDLPADVDVEAVGAAIRAAGEELGVGATLRPAEADEL, from the coding sequence GTGACCACGCACCTCGCCGCCACCGTCCTGGGGCACGACCGCCCTGGCATCATCGCCGAGACGACCGCGATCCTCGCGGGCCTCGGGCTCAACCTCGAGGACTCCTCGATGACGCTGCTCCGCGGCCACTTCGCGATGACGCTCGTCTGCTCGGGCCCGGTCCCGGCGGCCGAGGTCGAGGCCGCGCTCGCGCCGCTCGCCGACGACGGCACGCTCGTGGTCACGGTCCGGGAGGTCCCGACCGAGGACGTCCCAGCGACCCGCGGCACCTCCTGGGTGCTCACCGTCCACGGCGGCGACCGCCCGGGCATCGTCTCGGCCGTCGCGGCCGAGGTCGCCCGGGTCGGCGGGAACATCACCGACCTGACCACCCGGCTCGCGGGCGAGCTCTACCTGCTGGTCGCCGAGATCGACCTCCCGGCCGACGTGGACGTCGAGGCGGTCGGCGCCGCGATCCGCGCGGCCGGCGAGGAGCTCGGCGTCGGAGCGACCCTGCGCCC
- a CDS encoding DUF501 domain-containing protein → MISPADEAAVAAQLGREPRAVHEVGHRCPCGNPDVVTTEPRLPNGTPFPTTFYLTCPRAASRIGTLEGTGVMKQMQDRLAEDEELAAAYAAAHERYLAARAELAAEVGQEVPEIEGISAGGMPDRVKCLHVLAGQALVQGPGVNPLGDEVLELLGPWWEAGPCVDR, encoded by the coding sequence GTGATCTCGCCGGCCGACGAGGCGGCGGTCGCGGCCCAGCTGGGGCGGGAGCCCCGGGCCGTCCACGAGGTCGGGCACCGCTGTCCCTGCGGCAACCCCGACGTGGTGACGACCGAGCCGCGGCTGCCCAACGGCACGCCGTTCCCCACCACCTTCTACCTCACCTGCCCGCGCGCCGCGTCGCGCATCGGGACCCTCGAGGGCACCGGCGTGATGAAGCAGATGCAGGACCGGCTGGCCGAGGACGAGGAGCTCGCCGCGGCCTACGCCGCCGCGCACGAGCGCTACCTCGCGGCCCGGGCCGAGCTCGCCGCCGAGGTCGGCCAGGAGGTGCCCGAGATCGAGGGCATCTCCGCCGGCGGCATGCCCGACCGGGTCAAGTGCCTGCACGTGCTGGCCGGCCAGGCGCTGGTCCAGGGCCCGGGCGTCAACCCGCTGGGCGACGAGGTGCTGGAGCTGCTGGGCCCGTGGTGGGAGGCGGGTCCGTGCGTGGACCGGTAG
- a CDS encoding DUF3618 domain-containing protein, with the protein MSQSQTPAEIEADIARQREELAGTVDELQTRVRETATRQAKIAGIAAAAGVVVLVGVAVYRRFTH; encoded by the coding sequence ATGAGCCAGAGCCAGACACCGGCCGAGATCGAGGCCGACATCGCCCGACAGCGCGAGGAGCTCGCCGGCACCGTCGACGAGCTGCAGACCCGGGTGCGCGAGACTGCCACCCGGCAGGCCAAGATCGCGGGCATCGCGGCTGCCGCGGGCGTCGTCGTCCTGGTCGGCGTGGCGGTCTACCGCCGCTTCACCCACTGA